The Faecalibacter sp. LW9 genome has a segment encoding these proteins:
- the rplQ gene encoding 50S ribosomal protein L17 — translation MRHGKKINHLGRTASHRRALLSNLAIALITHKRINTTVAKAKALQRYIEPLLTKSKTDDTNNRRVVFSYLQDKEVVTELFRTVAPKIANRPGGYTRIIKTGFRLGDSADMAMIELVDFNDIYTNAKVEKKATTRRGRKKATETVEETPATPEATEEA, via the coding sequence ATGAGACACGGAAAAAAAATAAACCATTTAGGTAGAACTGCCTCTCATAGAAGAGCTTTATTATCTAACTTAGCTATCGCGTTAATTACTCACAAGAGAATTAATACGACTGTAGCTAAAGCTAAGGCTTTACAAAGATACATCGAGCCTTTATTAACAAAGTCAAAAACTGACGATACAAACAACCGTCGTGTTGTTTTCTCTTACTTACAAGATAAAGAGGTCGTTACTGAATTATTCAGAACAGTAGCTCCAAAAATCGCTAACCGTCCAGGTGGATACACTCGTATCATCAAAACTGGTTTCCGTTTAGGAGATAGCGCTGATATGGCTATGATCGAGTTAGTAGATTTCAACGATATCTATACTAACGCTAAAGTTGAGAAAAAAGCAACTACACGTCGTGGACGTAAAAAAGCAACTGAGACTGTAGAGGAAACTCCTGCAACTCCAGAAGCTACTGAAGAAGCTTAA
- a CDS encoding T9SS type A sorting domain-containing protein, with product MNKKFYFACAVAFALASTTYAQETISFETNEGYMIGSLNEQNGWEVTEGYNGFLTNQIITDERASDGILSFKNGYQSEYNPQWLPIFGSSKAFETPYSYQEFTISYDVYISQRNGANFEFNLYGINANEEYVPVVGIGMENRGYIYITKNTDYEFEYADAGENCPLNAWNTIRIEVNANQINYYLNGTLIHTTPNFTQTEIKGLTILHNNYGGDAFYDNFKINEVEMNTSELAIHEASIYPNPVKENLFVHTIEEVQTVEIYNGLGQLEMISKGLKSVDTNVLKPGNYIAKITFKDGKTMTKKFIKK from the coding sequence ATGAATAAAAAATTTTACTTTGCTTGTGCTGTAGCTTTTGCATTAGCATCTACTACTTATGCACAAGAAACGATTTCTTTCGAGACCAATGAAGGTTATATGATAGGATCATTAAACGAACAAAATGGTTGGGAAGTCACAGAAGGGTATAATGGTTTTTTAACGAATCAAATCATTACAGACGAAAGAGCAAGTGATGGAATCTTATCTTTCAAAAATGGCTATCAATCCGAATATAATCCCCAATGGTTACCAATATTCGGAAGTAGTAAAGCGTTTGAAACTCCTTATTCTTATCAAGAATTTACAATCTCGTACGATGTATATATTTCACAACGTAATGGTGCAAATTTTGAATTTAATTTATATGGAATTAATGCAAATGAGGAATATGTACCTGTAGTTGGAATTGGAATGGAGAATAGAGGTTACATCTACATAACTAAAAATACAGATTATGAATTTGAATATGCCGATGCAGGAGAAAACTGTCCTCTTAATGCCTGGAATACTATTAGAATAGAAGTAAATGCCAATCAAATTAATTATTACTTGAATGGTACTTTAATTCATACGACACCTAATTTTACACAAACTGAGATTAAGGGATTAACAATACTCCATAACAATTACGGCGGAGATGCTTTCTATGATAACTTTAAGATTAATGAAGTCGAGATGAATACATCAGAACTTGCAATTCATGAGGCTTCTATCTATCCAAATCCAGTGAAAGAAAATCTATTTGTTCATACAATTGAAGAAGTACAAACCGTTGAAATATATAATGGATTAGGACAATTAGAAATGATTTCTAAAGGTTTAAAATCAGTTGATACTAATGTTCTAAAACCAGGAAATTATATTGCTAAAATCACTTTTAAAGATGGTAAAACGATGACGAAAAAATTCATTAAGAAGTAA
- a CDS encoding glycosyltransferase, which translates to MKFTKYLPEFGYEPHVYIPENPSYPILDETLAKDINSNVKIIKSKIWEPYQIAEKLNPKNKSYKGGHFEKKESQSFMSKVSVFIRGNFFIPDARKYWIKPSIQFLTDYIQKEQIDTIVTSGPPHSMHLIGLGLKKSNPKLKWVADFRDPWTQISYHKELKLTSWAAKKHESLEHEVMTKANLVLATSYTDGENFTKIGAKNVQVITNGFESVKKDTKKDHEHFHITYSGGLEMLRNPVALWKALADLSASNSFFKSDFKLNFYGSLAEDVKASILEAGIKDQLLVHGYVSHQESLEAINKANILVLTNFDTEASKGIIPGKLFEYMATNNPIIAIGPQDADVEKILNQTKAGQYFSHQEVDSIKKYILEIYIQWLANPNQTMQAEISEVQKFHRRQLTQELAQKLQRL; encoded by the coding sequence TTGAAGTTTACCAAATATCTTCCTGAATTTGGGTATGAACCTCATGTGTATATTCCAGAAAATCCATCCTATCCCATTTTAGATGAAACATTGGCTAAGGACATCAATTCAAATGTCAAAATCATCAAATCTAAAATTTGGGAACCATACCAAATTGCTGAGAAATTAAATCCCAAGAACAAATCCTATAAAGGTGGTCATTTTGAAAAGAAAGAATCACAATCTTTCATGTCAAAAGTATCGGTATTCATTCGAGGGAATTTCTTTATACCTGACGCTCGAAAATATTGGATTAAACCTTCCATCCAGTTTTTAACGGATTACATCCAGAAAGAACAAATTGATACTATTGTGACCTCTGGTCCACCTCATAGTATGCATTTGATTGGTTTAGGTTTGAAAAAATCCAATCCAAAACTTAAATGGGTTGCAGATTTTCGGGATCCATGGACACAAATCAGTTACCATAAAGAATTAAAATTAACTTCATGGGCAGCCAAAAAACATGAATCCTTAGAACATGAAGTGATGACTAAAGCTAACTTGGTTCTTGCCACTAGTTACACGGATGGTGAAAACTTCACAAAAATTGGTGCTAAAAATGTTCAAGTTATCACGAATGGTTTTGAATCCGTTAAAAAGGATACGAAAAAGGATCATGAACATTTTCATATTACCTATTCAGGAGGTTTAGAAATGCTTCGTAATCCCGTCGCACTTTGGAAAGCACTAGCTGATCTTTCGGCTAGCAATTCATTTTTTAAAAGTGATTTTAAATTGAATTTTTATGGTTCCTTAGCAGAAGATGTAAAGGCATCTATTTTAGAAGCTGGAATTAAAGATCAATTATTGGTTCATGGATATGTATCGCATCAGGAATCATTAGAAGCAATCAATAAAGCGAATATCTTAGTTTTAACCAACTTTGATACTGAAGCTTCAAAAGGTATCATTCCTGGAAAGTTATTTGAATATATGGCTACAAACAATCCGATAATCGCCATTGGACCACAAGATGCAGATGTAGAAAAAATATTAAACCAAACCAAAGCTGGACAATATTTTTCCCATCAAGAGGTCGACAGCATCAAAAAATATATTTTAGAAATCTATATTCAATGGCTAGCAAATCCTAATCAAACCATGCAAGCCGAAATTTCCGAAGTACAAAAATTTCATCGACGTCAATTGACCCAAGAATTAGCACAAAAACTTCAACGCTTATAG
- a CDS encoding YfhO family protein, translating to MKNKKNLLYILGSIIFFALVALIYCSPVLSGKSIIQPDIINYRGSAEEMLTYQEQTDDHVYWSNAMFGGMPTYQTGAQYDFDLIKGIDKVIRFLPMPADYIFLLFSGFFILGLTLLKKWKYALTGSIFFAVGAYFFIIIAAGHNAKVHTIAYFAPLVAGILLLYRKKYISGFVLTTLFMGLQLQANHIQMTFYLFLVMLVFAIFQFIADLKAKQLPDFFKASGLVVVACIIALGLNASRLLSTYEYSKETTRGKSEMSLLKTNTEGLDHDYITQWSYGKLETLNLFIPNLMGGSSMSSEEDLANYYGQLQNLYQNIGDDEFNQQVFQALAQQPRSTYWGEQPGTSGPAYQGAIVVFLFILGLVMVKGHYAKYKWWLLSATVLSILLAWGKNLQWLTDIFVDYFPMYDKFRAVSSILVMAEFTMPLLAIITVYYFINEEKDDQYKTKILTVVGGATVVILGILYLGADAIFPFQSSTDKYMTDQFMSLIGQANPNAIGFWQSTLQQLDQALIADRVSMFRADTVRTLIFVLCTVALLFAYQKKYIKNTTIVVLALGGLALIDGLFVNKRYFNEENFVSSYIVDNPFPTELSVKLESEANSNNNVAQIAYKVPLNKALSDLAQSDKGQYRVYNTTQSTFNEAGTSFFVHSIGGYHAAKLGKYQDIIDLYFSNDPRAKKYGITDESGMINVLNMLNTKYIVHGSIQEPKIEVNPTAFGNAWLVGKTKVVNNANEEILALNNTFLEEEVIVRNDIAKQLPQTITPDSTAQIKLTSYSPTKLVYQAKSTTDQIAVFSEIYYPHGWKATVDGQEVEIVKANYILRAIPLAKGNHEIVFTYEPSVISTGKTIMIASNILLIAILIGGIFFGYKNCKDKNEDFKSVA from the coding sequence ATGAAAAATAAAAAGAATTTACTCTACATCCTTGGTTCAATCATTTTCTTTGCATTGGTTGCATTGATTTATTGTTCCCCTGTATTATCAGGAAAATCCATTATACAACCCGACATTATCAATTACCGTGGTAGTGCCGAAGAAATGTTAACTTATCAAGAACAAACCGATGATCATGTCTATTGGTCCAATGCTATGTTTGGAGGGATGCCAACCTACCAAACAGGAGCACAATATGATTTTGATTTAATTAAAGGTATTGATAAAGTTATTCGATTTTTACCAATGCCAGCAGATTATATCTTTTTATTATTCAGTGGATTCTTTATCCTTGGACTTACCTTATTAAAAAAATGGAAATATGCATTAACAGGATCGATTTTCTTTGCTGTTGGTGCCTATTTCTTTATTATCATAGCCGCAGGACATAACGCAAAAGTTCACACGATTGCATATTTTGCTCCGTTGGTTGCCGGAATACTATTACTTTACCGTAAAAAATATATTTCTGGTTTTGTCTTAACGACACTTTTTATGGGCTTACAATTGCAAGCCAATCACATCCAAATGACATTTTATTTATTCTTAGTGATGTTAGTGTTTGCAATTTTCCAATTCATTGCCGATCTCAAAGCTAAACAACTTCCAGATTTCTTTAAAGCCTCGGGACTAGTTGTGGTAGCATGTATCATTGCTTTAGGACTTAATGCTTCACGATTATTATCCACTTACGAATATTCTAAAGAAACAACTCGTGGAAAATCTGAAATGTCCTTATTAAAAACCAATACAGAGGGATTAGATCATGATTATATCACGCAATGGAGCTATGGAAAATTAGAAACTTTAAACTTATTCATTCCGAATTTAATGGGTGGTTCATCGATGAGTTCTGAAGAAGATTTAGCCAATTATTATGGTCAATTACAAAATCTATATCAAAATATTGGAGATGATGAATTTAATCAGCAGGTATTTCAAGCATTAGCACAGCAACCTCGATCAACTTATTGGGGGGAACAACCTGGAACTTCAGGACCAGCATATCAAGGAGCTATTGTTGTATTCCTTTTCATCTTAGGTTTAGTCATGGTTAAAGGTCATTATGCCAAATACAAATGGTGGTTATTATCAGCTACTGTCTTAAGTATCTTATTGGCATGGGGTAAAAATTTACAATGGTTAACAGATATTTTTGTCGACTATTTCCCAATGTACGATAAATTCCGTGCTGTATCTTCCATCTTAGTAATGGCGGAATTTACAATGCCTTTACTTGCTATCATCACAGTTTATTACTTTATAAATGAAGAAAAAGATGATCAATACAAAACAAAAATCTTAACTGTTGTTGGTGGGGCTACAGTTGTAATATTAGGAATTTTATACCTAGGGGCAGATGCTATTTTCCCTTTCCAATCGTCTACTGATAAATACATGACGGATCAATTCATGTCATTGATTGGTCAGGCGAATCCAAATGCAATTGGTTTTTGGCAATCTACTTTACAGCAATTGGATCAAGCTTTAATCGCAGATCGTGTATCAATGTTTAGAGCAGATACTGTACGTACTTTGATTTTTGTATTATGTACAGTAGCCTTATTATTTGCTTATCAAAAGAAATACATCAAAAATACAACGATTGTTGTTTTAGCATTAGGAGGATTGGCACTGATCGATGGATTGTTTGTGAACAAAAGATATTTTAATGAAGAAAACTTTGTATCGAGCTATATCGTAGATAACCCATTCCCTACTGAATTATCTGTGAAGTTAGAATCAGAGGCAAATTCCAATAACAATGTAGCTCAAATTGCTTACAAGGTTCCACTGAATAAAGCTCTCTCTGATTTAGCACAATCGGATAAAGGGCAATATCGCGTTTATAATACGACTCAAAGCACCTTTAATGAAGCCGGAACATCGTTCTTTGTTCATTCAATTGGAGGGTATCACGCAGCCAAATTAGGAAAATACCAAGATATTATCGATTTGTATTTTTCAAATGATCCACGTGCTAAAAAATATGGGATTACAGACGAAAGTGGAATGATTAATGTATTGAACATGTTAAATACCAAATACATTGTTCATGGTAGTATTCAAGAACCTAAAATTGAAGTGAATCCTACAGCTTTTGGAAATGCTTGGTTAGTGGGTAAAACAAAAGTTGTAAATAATGCGAACGAAGAAATTTTAGCGCTTAATAATACTTTTTTAGAAGAAGAAGTTATTGTAAGAAATGATATAGCGAAACAATTACCGCAAACTATCACGCCTGATTCTACAGCTCAAATCAAATTAACTTCTTATTCACCTACAAAATTGGTATATCAAGCAAAAAGTACTACAGATCAAATTGCTGTTTTCTCTGAAATCTATTATCCGCATGGATGGAAAGCTACTGTCGATGGACAAGAAGTTGAAATTGTAAAAGCAAATTACATTTTAAGAGCAATTCCTTTAGCAAAAGGAAATCATGAAATTGTATTTACCTACGAACCGTCGGTCATTTCTACAGGAAAAACCATTATGATTGCATCCAATATTCTTCTGATTGCCATCCTAATTGGTGGAATATTCTTTGGATATAAGAATTGTAAAGATAAAAATGAAGATTTCAAATCAGTTGCTTAA
- a CDS encoding DUF6263 family protein: MKKILFAVAIISAVVACKKEEQKVVGKNEAGQELVVDEKGDTIVKVEDVADTIAKPITIDDQTAIQKNEDDTYDFRYNLEKGKTYPMTLTVKGTHSASDGKETVKMTNENKKTIEYYVKDFSNGVYTLEVKSKHYSEKMTDQTGKTIAYDTNGPKPADKDVAFPWSIYKAMIGKTYTLKIDQKGKVVAVEGLDKIRQQIEASVKNGLSAEEQKFVSEMLKASLSKEVISGQFEETMNIYPDKKLKLKETWSDKQNLNQGGMKGNSDLTRTLANVDSKNTKITVKGNQKLSGSDSQQGMSMSANANADVTGTILIDTQSGWINNVNLTKKESMKRTIEVNGQKQTMTENVTTTTTVN; the protein is encoded by the coding sequence ATGAAAAAAATATTATTCGCTGTTGCGATTATCTCTGCAGTTGTTGCTTGTAAGAAAGAAGAACAAAAAGTAGTTGGTAAAAATGAAGCAGGACAAGAGTTAGTTGTTGACGAAAAAGGAGATACCATTGTAAAAGTGGAAGATGTGGCTGATACCATTGCAAAACCTATTACAATAGACGATCAAACAGCGATTCAAAAAAATGAAGATGACACGTATGATTTCCGTTATAACTTAGAGAAAGGAAAAACATATCCTATGACGTTAACCGTAAAAGGTACGCACTCTGCAAGTGACGGAAAAGAAACGGTGAAAATGACAAATGAAAACAAAAAGACCATTGAATACTATGTGAAAGATTTTTCGAATGGAGTTTATACTTTAGAAGTTAAATCGAAACATTATAGCGAAAAAATGACTGATCAAACCGGTAAAACAATCGCTTATGATACCAATGGACCAAAACCTGCGGATAAAGATGTAGCTTTCCCTTGGTCTATTTACAAAGCGATGATTGGTAAAACGTATACCTTAAAAATTGATCAAAAAGGTAAAGTGGTTGCTGTAGAAGGTCTAGACAAAATCCGTCAACAAATCGAAGCTTCAGTAAAAAACGGATTATCAGCAGAAGAGCAAAAATTTGTTTCTGAAATGTTGAAAGCATCTTTAAGCAAAGAAGTTATATCAGGTCAGTTCGAAGAAACCATGAACATTTATCCTGATAAAAAATTAAAATTAAAAGAAACTTGGTCGGATAAACAAAATCTAAACCAAGGGGGAATGAAAGGGAATTCTGATCTAACACGTACCCTTGCCAATGTCGATTCTAAGAACACTAAAATTACTGTAAAAGGAAATCAAAAACTAAGTGGATCAGATTCTCAGCAAGGAATGTCGATGAGTGCAAATGCAAACGCTGATGTCACAGGTACTATTTTAATTGATACCCAATCAGGTTGGATCAATAATGTTAATTTAACGAAAAAAGAGTCAATGAAACGTACAATTGAAGTCAATGGACAAAAACAAACCATGACTGAAAATGTGACGACGACAACGACTGTAAATTAA
- a CDS encoding T9SS type A sorting domain-containing protein, protein MKIYPNPASVFVQIGIDDVIKVVEIYNPAGVLVKKVFNTDYIEIKHLPRGNYFLKINDSLTSKFMKK, encoded by the coding sequence GTGAAAATATATCCTAATCCAGCTTCTGTTTTTGTTCAAATTGGGATCGATGATGTGATAAAAGTGGTGGAAATTTATAATCCAGCGGGAGTCCTTGTAAAAAAAGTATTCAATACCGACTATATTGAAATTAAACATTTACCGAGAGGAAATTATTTTTTAAAGATTAATGATTCCTTGACGTCAAAGTTCATGAAGAAATAA
- the dnaK gene encoding molecular chaperone DnaK, with protein sequence MSKIIGIDLGTTNSCVSVMEGSEPVVIPNAEGKRTTPSIVAFVEGGERKVGDAAKRQAVTNPTKTIYSVKRFMGSKFDTADAEAMPYKVVKGDNDTPRVEIDGRLYTPQEISAMTLQKMKKTAEDYLGQEVTRAVITVPAYFNDAQRQATKEAGEIAGLKVERIINEPTAAALAYGLDKASSDKKIAVYDLGGGTFDISILELGDGVFEVLATNGDTRLGGDDFDDAIIDWLADEFKAAENVDLKKDAMALQRLREAAEKAKIELSSSAQTEINLPYITANETGPKHLVQTLTRAKFDQLTEDLVRRSMEPCKKALNDAGLSISDIDEVILVGGSTRIPKIQEEVEKFFGKKPSKGVNPDEVVAIGAAIQGGVLTGDVKDVLLLDVTPLSLGIETLGGVFTKLIEANTTIPTKKSEVFSTAVDNQPAVTLRIGQGERPLFNDNKEIGRFDLVDIPPAPRGVPQIEVTFDIDANGILNVSAKDKGTGKEQSIKIEASSGLSDADIERMKKEAQENAAKDEEAKQKIEKINAADALIFQTEKQLKEYGDKIPADKKQPIEEALTEVKAAHAAQDVAAIDTSMEKLNTAWNAASQEIYAAMNEGQQGGAQAQPGTDAKADGVEDVDFEEVK encoded by the coding sequence ATGAGCAAAATTATTGGAATCGATTTAGGGACAACTAACTCTTGTGTATCTGTAATGGAAGGTAGTGAGCCAGTTGTTATCCCTAATGCAGAAGGAAAAAGAACAACTCCATCTATCGTAGCTTTCGTTGAAGGAGGTGAAAGAAAAGTTGGAGATGCTGCAAAACGTCAAGCAGTAACTAACCCTACAAAAACAATTTACTCTGTAAAACGTTTCATGGGTTCTAAATTTGATACTGCTGATGCAGAAGCAATGCCATATAAAGTTGTAAAAGGTGACAACGATACGCCACGTGTAGAGATCGATGGTCGTTTATATACTCCACAAGAAATCTCAGCAATGACATTACAAAAAATGAAAAAAACTGCTGAAGATTACTTAGGACAAGAAGTTACAAGAGCCGTAATTACAGTACCAGCTTACTTTAATGATGCACAACGTCAAGCAACAAAAGAAGCAGGTGAAATTGCAGGTTTAAAAGTTGAACGTATCATCAATGAGCCTACTGCAGCAGCATTAGCTTATGGATTAGATAAAGCTTCATCAGATAAAAAAATCGCAGTTTACGATTTAGGTGGTGGTACATTCGATATCTCGATCTTAGAATTAGGTGACGGTGTATTTGAAGTATTGGCGACTAATGGAGATACTCGTTTAGGTGGTGACGATTTTGATGATGCCATCATCGATTGGTTAGCTGACGAATTTAAAGCGGCTGAAAATGTAGACTTAAAGAAAGATGCAATGGCATTACAACGTTTACGTGAGGCTGCTGAGAAAGCAAAAATTGAGTTATCTTCTTCTGCTCAAACAGAAATTAACTTACCATATATTACAGCAAACGAAACAGGTCCTAAACACTTAGTTCAAACGTTAACTCGTGCTAAATTTGATCAATTAACAGAAGATTTAGTTCGTCGTTCAATGGAACCATGTAAAAAAGCTTTAAACGATGCAGGTTTATCAATCTCTGATATCGATGAAGTAATTTTAGTAGGTGGATCTACTCGTATCCCTAAAATTCAAGAAGAAGTAGAAAAATTCTTTGGTAAAAAACCATCAAAAGGAGTTAATCCAGATGAGGTTGTTGCGATCGGAGCTGCTATTCAAGGAGGGGTATTAACAGGTGATGTAAAAGACGTATTATTATTAGACGTTACACCATTATCTTTAGGTATTGAAACGTTAGGAGGTGTTTTCACAAAATTAATTGAAGCGAACACTACAATCCCAACAAAAAAATCTGAAGTATTCTCAACAGCTGTTGACAACCAACCTGCTGTAACTTTAAGAATTGGTCAAGGAGAGCGTCCATTATTCAATGACAACAAAGAAATCGGACGTTTTGACTTAGTTGATATTCCACCAGCACCACGTGGTGTTCCTCAAATCGAAGTTACTTTTGACATCGATGCGAATGGTATCTTAAATGTATCAGCTAAAGATAAAGGAACTGGAAAAGAGCAATCAATCAAAATTGAAGCTTCTTCAGGATTATCTGATGCAGATATCGAAAGAATGAAAAAAGAGGCGCAAGAAAATGCGGCTAAAGATGAAGAAGCAAAACAAAAGATTGAAAAAATCAATGCGGCTGATGCTTTAATTTTCCAAACGGAAAAACAATTAAAAGAGTACGGAGATAAAATCCCTGCAGATAAAAAACAACCTATTGAAGAAGCATTAACAGAAGTTAAAGCTGCTCACGCTGCACAAGATGTTGCTGCAATCGACACTTCAATGGAGAAATTAAATACTGCATGGAACGCTGCATCACAAGAAATCTATGCTGCAATGAACGAAGGTCAACAAGGAGGAGCTCAAGCTCAACCAGGTACTGACGCTAAAGCAGATGGTGTTGAAGATGTAGACTTCGAAGAAGTAAAATAA
- a CDS encoding tRNA-binding protein translates to MKADTTISWQDFEKIDMRVGTIINVDDFPEANNPAYQLAIDFGPLGIKKSSAQITSLYTKDELINQQIIAVVNFPPKQIGKFMSECLVMGVYGNDKDVILLNPERKIENGLKIG, encoded by the coding sequence ATAAAAGCTGATACTACAATTTCTTGGCAAGATTTTGAGAAGATTGATATGCGTGTTGGTACTATTATTAATGTTGATGATTTTCCTGAAGCAAATAACCCTGCTTATCAATTAGCAATAGATTTTGGTCCGTTAGGAATAAAAAAGAGTTCGGCACAAATTACTTCACTTTATACGAAAGATGAGCTAATCAACCAACAAATCATTGCAGTGGTTAATTTTCCTCCAAAACAAATCGGAAAATTTATGAGCGAATGTTTGGTAATGGGTGTTTATGGTAACGATAAAGATGTAATTCTTTTAAACCCCGAACGAAAAATAGAAAATGGTTTGAAAATTGGATAA